The following coding sequences lie in one Apium graveolens cultivar Ventura chromosome 1, ASM990537v1, whole genome shotgun sequence genomic window:
- the LOC141660264 gene encoding protein FAR1-RELATED SEQUENCE 5-like — MYAIKDKWIRTYTKQHFSAGMTTTSRGESMNSFFDEYVKVSTGLKEFIENSQKALETQILNEVKADYETEYKERRLIFNSALENHASSIYTKEMFRQFQNELRKSTSYVVNSCKDGSNYMWKLYLVEKYNVSENLRRRYRVMISLEGNIDCECKKFKHSGMLCKHILRYLNKKQKTMIPTIFIKSRWTASANKIDGFSPYNPPVLVDVGDSTTARYSALCKSFQGLGALGSGSKPRYNYVMDLIEKGKCYVIEKFREEENNSRMEEEFLAYDEHDPIFNPPMSQTKGRKKDSARYKSGIETSTTKKNSGRSKSGIETSTEKIRYCGFCGVAGHDRRRCLKNPNRNFK, encoded by the coding sequence ATGTATGCCATAAAAGATAAATGGATTCGTACTTACACAAAACAACATTTCTCCGCCGGTATGACCACCACCTCAAGAGGCGAGTCCATGAATTCATTTTTTGACGAGTATGTGAAAGTTTCAACCGGATtgaaagaattcattgagaattCACAAAAGGCTTTGGAAACACAAATTCTTAATGAGGTTAAAGCCGACTACGAGACTGAGTATAAAGAAAGGAGATTGATATTTAATTCCGCCTTGGAAAATCATGCATCTTCTATTTACACAAAAGAAATGTTTAGGCAATTTCAAAATGAGCTTAGAAAAAGCACATCTTATGTGGTAAATAGTTGCAAAGATGGTTCCAATTACATGTGGAAGTTGTATTTAGTTGAGAAGTATAATGTGTCGGAGAATCTTAGAAGAAGGTATCGGGTAATGATTTCTTTGGAAGGAAATATTGATTGTGAATGTAAAAAATTTAAACATTCCGGGATGCTTTGCAAACATATCCTACGCTATCTTAACAAGAAACAAAAAACTATGATACCAACAATTTTTATCAAATCAAGATGGACGGCGAGCGCAAATAAAATTGATGGTTTTTCGCCTTATAATCCTCCCGTTCTTGTTGATGTTGGTGATTCAACAACGGCAAGATATAGTGCTTTGTGTAAATCTTTTCAAGGTTTGGGTGCTCTTGGAAGTGGTTCAAAACCACGATACAATTACGTGATGGATTTGATTGAGAAAGGAAAATGTTACGTGATTGAAAAGTTTCGTGAAGAAGAAAATAATTCAAGAATGGAAGAGGAGTTCCTAGCTTACGATGAACATGATCCAATATTCAATCCTCCAATGTCACAAACAAAGGGAAGAAAGAAGGATTCAGCAAGGTATAAAAGTGGCATTGAGACGTCAACAACAAAGAAGAATTCGGGAAGGTCTAAAAGTGGTATTGAGACGTCAACTGAAAAAATCCGTTATTGCGGCTTTTGTGGTGTTGCCGGACATGATAGGAGGCGTTGTCTAAAAAATCCAAATAgaaattttaaatga
- the LOC141662006 gene encoding uncharacterized protein LOC141662006 isoform X1 has translation MAHRQSYANVVSGETSQRTNESDKTGDPLSSDLDDVSTINVNTHPLFLHNNDQPGMILISKKLTGSDNFASWKRSMQIALSAKNKLVILTGDFVAPNVNSTLFPHWKRVNDMVITWILNTVSDEISNSMNYMDSAIDVWTELNDRFSVVSGHKFYETQKELFKLEQGNDSIEFYFHKLKGLWDELRALEPVVKCTCGATKNWEDQLEKKRLIQFLMGLHNSYTAARDNLLMMNPWPSVNQAYMLLKQEERQRQFHNTAPLAMMVNLPRHQSSLQNQGKPSSQECSYCHGKNHTRERCFKLIGYPLDHPYHPNNKVKKRSFKSVTGNTSAGFSQKTDHAMQVSSAISSGNSGSGNSIFSGSGNTAVSDISSSSWTSQMAALQQQMNTLMQCFSNNGTSPTSTASTPPSSFTFGNNVAGTTYSLSTISDISASVWILDTGATNHMCCDINAMHDLKALPESISVNFPNGDASIVTHSGSVKLQPIATIIHDVLLVPSFKFNLLSISKLASQTNSLIHFTTNECVMQGLSQTNHQILGKLEGGLYQLHNHTGNRCK, from the exons ATGGCGCATCGTCAATCGTATGCAAATGTTGTATCAGGTGAAACTTCTCAACGAACTAACGAATCTGATAAAACAGGTGATCCTCTTTCTTCAGATCTCGATGATGTATCAACTATCAATGTTAATACACATCCTCTATTTCTTCATAATAATGATCAGCCTGGTATGATTTTAATCTCAAAAAAACTTACCGGTTCTGATAATTTCGCTAGTTGGAAACGATCGATGCAAATCGCACTATCGGCTAAGAATAAACTTGTTATTTTGACTGGTGATTTTGTTGCTCCTAATGTCAATTCAACACTATTTCCACACTGGAAACGTGTTAATGATATGGTAATTACCTGGATCCTCAATACTGTATCTGATGAAATTAGCAACAGTATGAATTATATGGACAGTGCTATTGATGTATGGACTGAACTTAATGATCGTTTTTCTGTGGTTAGTGGTCATAAGTTTTACGAAACACAGAAAGAGTTGTTCAAGCTAGAACAGGGTAATGACTCCATTGAATTTTACTTTCATAAGCTCAAGGGATTATGGGATGAATTACGAGCTTTAGAGCCGGTTGTTAAGTGCACGTGTGGTGCTACCAAAAATTGGGAAGATCAACTCGAAAAGAAGAGgttgattcagtttcttatgGGTCTGCACAATAGCTATACTGCAGCTAGGGATAACTTGCTTATGATGAATCCTTGGCCATCTGTTAATCAAGCATATATGCTTTTAAAACAAGAAGAAAGGCAGCGCCAATTTCATAATACTGCTCCCTTGGCTATGATGGTAAATTTGCCCAGACATCAATCTTCTTTACAAAATCAAGGCAAACCAAGCTCTCAAGAATGCAGTTATTGTCATGGAAAGAATCATACTAGAGAAAGGTGTTTCAAGTTGATAGGATATCCTCTTGATCATCCTTACCATCCCAATAATAAAGTGAAGAAAAGGTCCTTCAAATCCGTCACTGGAAATACCTCAGCTGGTTTTTCTCAAAAAACTGATCATGCTATGCAAGTCAGTAGTGCTATTTCTTCTGGAAATTCTGGTTCTGGAAATTCTATTTTTAGTGGTTCTGGCAATACTGCAGTATCGgacatcagttcttcatcttggACTTCACAAATGGCTGCCTTACAACAACAAATGAATACATTGATGCAGTGTTTCTCTAACAATGGTACTTCACCTACATCAACTGCTTCTACACCACCTTCATCTTTCACTTTTGGAAACAATGTGGCAGGTACCACATATTCTTTATCTACTATTTCCGATATATCAGCAAGTGTGTGGATTTTAGACACCGGTGCTACAAATCACATGTGCTGTGATATTAATGCTATGCATGATCTCAAGGCTTTACCAGAATCAATTTCTGTTAATTTTCCAAATGGAGATGCCTCTATTGTCACTCATTCTGGTTCTGTTAAGTTGCAGCCTATCGCAACTATTATTCATGATGTTCTTTTAGTGCCATCTTTTAAGTTCAATTTGCTTTCAATTAGCAAGTTAGCTTCACAGACCAATTCCCTCATTCATTTTACTACAAATGAGTGTGTAATGCAGGGCCTGTCCCAGACCAATCATCAGATTCTTGGTAAACTTGAAGGAGGGTTATATCAACTTCATAACCATACTG GGAACAGGTGcaaatga
- the LOC141662006 gene encoding uncharacterized protein LOC141662006 isoform X3 — MAHRQSYANVVSGETSQRTNESDKTGDPLSSDLDDVSTINVNTHPLFLHNNDQPGMILISKKLTGSDNFASWKRSMQIALSAKNKLVILTGDFVAPNVNSTLFPHWKRVNDMVITWILNTVSDEISNSMNYMDSAIDVWTELNDRFSVVSGHKFYETQKELFKLEQGNDSIEFYFHKLKGLWDELRALEPVVKCTCGATKNWEDQLEKKRLIQFLMGLHNSYTAARDNLLMMNPWPSVNQAYMLLKQEERQRQFHNTAPLAMMVNLPRHQSSLQNQGKPSSQECSYCHGKNHTRERCFKLIGYPLDHPYHPNNKVKKRSFKSVTGNTSAGFSQKTDHAMQVSSAISSGNSGSGNSIFSGSGNTAVSDISSSSWTSQMAALQQQMNTLMQCFSNNGTSPTSTASTPPSSFTFGNNVAGNRCK, encoded by the exons ATGGCGCATCGTCAATCGTATGCAAATGTTGTATCAGGTGAAACTTCTCAACGAACTAACGAATCTGATAAAACAGGTGATCCTCTTTCTTCAGATCTCGATGATGTATCAACTATCAATGTTAATACACATCCTCTATTTCTTCATAATAATGATCAGCCTGGTATGATTTTAATCTCAAAAAAACTTACCGGTTCTGATAATTTCGCTAGTTGGAAACGATCGATGCAAATCGCACTATCGGCTAAGAATAAACTTGTTATTTTGACTGGTGATTTTGTTGCTCCTAATGTCAATTCAACACTATTTCCACACTGGAAACGTGTTAATGATATGGTAATTACCTGGATCCTCAATACTGTATCTGATGAAATTAGCAACAGTATGAATTATATGGACAGTGCTATTGATGTATGGACTGAACTTAATGATCGTTTTTCTGTGGTTAGTGGTCATAAGTTTTACGAAACACAGAAAGAGTTGTTCAAGCTAGAACAGGGTAATGACTCCATTGAATTTTACTTTCATAAGCTCAAGGGATTATGGGATGAATTACGAGCTTTAGAGCCGGTTGTTAAGTGCACGTGTGGTGCTACCAAAAATTGGGAAGATCAACTCGAAAAGAAGAGgttgattcagtttcttatgGGTCTGCACAATAGCTATACTGCAGCTAGGGATAACTTGCTTATGATGAATCCTTGGCCATCTGTTAATCAAGCATATATGCTTTTAAAACAAGAAGAAAGGCAGCGCCAATTTCATAATACTGCTCCCTTGGCTATGATGGTAAATTTGCCCAGACATCAATCTTCTTTACAAAATCAAGGCAAACCAAGCTCTCAAGAATGCAGTTATTGTCATGGAAAGAATCATACTAGAGAAAGGTGTTTCAAGTTGATAGGATATCCTCTTGATCATCCTTACCATCCCAATAATAAAGTGAAGAAAAGGTCCTTCAAATCCGTCACTGGAAATACCTCAGCTGGTTTTTCTCAAAAAACTGATCATGCTATGCAAGTCAGTAGTGCTATTTCTTCTGGAAATTCTGGTTCTGGAAATTCTATTTTTAGTGGTTCTGGCAATACTGCAGTATCGgacatcagttcttcatcttggACTTCACAAATGGCTGCCTTACAACAACAAATGAATACATTGATGCAGTGTTTCTCTAACAATGGTACTTCACCTACATCAACTGCTTCTACACCACCTTCATCTTTCACTTTTGGAAACAATGTGGCAG GGAACAGGTGcaaatga
- the LOC141661982 gene encoding SURP and G-patch domain-containing protein 1-like protein, producing the protein MERGKSSALFVNDGSFMERFKQLQEENGKGSTKSPPTVSGIPIPKHVISKTVSVSKVNDSRKPSTNASGGKLAFSLKQKSKLVAPPVKLDEDDEEERNDAYLSGNGSTKRQKVGQPDAPVQPTKRVDVVPSSPSDPTVKKVADKLASFVAKNGRQFEHVTRQKNPGDTPFKFLFDESCADYKYYEFRLGVEEKALTQSAEPRISRSGCASPATPSNTVLQKSYQQQLNYQIPASALYEAPETDPTGRSGYGESTAPTSADPIAMMEFYMKKAAQEEKKRQPKQSKDEMPPPASLQGADKRGHHMGDYIPLDELNKFMSSCNDVAAQKAAQEAADRAKIQADNIGHKLLSKMGWKEGEGLGSSRSGIADPISAGNVKIDNLGVGASKPGEVKPDDDIYEQYKKRMMLGYRYRPNPMGNPRKAYY; encoded by the exons ATGGAGAGAGGCAAATCATCGGCGTTATTTGTTAATGATGGATCATTTATGGAGAGGTTCAAACAGCTTCAAGAGGAAAATGGAAAGGGTTCCACAAAGTCTCCCCCAACTGTTTCAGGGATTCCGATTCCAAAGCATGTCATAAGTAAGACTGTATCAGTTTCTAAAGTAAATGACTCTCGGAAACCCAGCACAAATGCTTCTGGTGGGAAACTTGCATTTAGTTTGAAACAGAAGTCAAAGCTCGTGGCACCCCCTGTTAAATTAGACGAGGATGATGAGGAGGAAAGGAATGATGCATATTTGTCAGGTAATGGATCAACAAAAAGGCAGAAAGTTGGCCAGCCTGATGCCCCTGTTCAGCCAACAAAACGGGTCGATGTTG TACCATCGTCACCAAGTGATCCTACAGTGAAGAAGGTTGCAGACAAGTTAGCTAGTTTTGTGGCGAAAAATGGAAGGCAGTTTGAACATGTCACACGGCAGAAAAATCCGGGTGACACCCCTTTCAA GTTTCTATTTGATGAAAGCTGTGCTGACTACAAGTACTATGAGTTTCGGCTTGGTGTTGAGGAGAAAGCTTTAACACAATCAGCAGAACCACGAATTTCACGAAGTG GTTGTGCTAGCCCTGCAACTCCTAGTAATACGGTACTTCAGAAATCATATCAACAGCAATTGAATTATCAAATTCCTGCATCTGCTTTGTATGAAGCTCCTGAGACTGATCCTACCGGGAGATCCGGATATG GTGAATCTACTGCTCCAACATCTGCTGATCCTATTGCAATGATGGAGTTTTACATGAAAAAGGCCGCTCAAGAAGAAAAGAAGAGACAGCCTAAGCAGTCAAAAGATGAGATGCCTCCACCTGCATCACTACAAG GCGCTGACAAAAGAGGACATCACATGGGTGATTATATTCCCCTTGACGAGCTCAATAAGTTCATGTCTAGTTGTAATGATGTTGCTGCACAGAAGGCAGCCCAAGAGGCTGCTGACAGAGCAAAAATACAGGCTGACAATATTGGGCATAAACTTTTGTCTAAAATGGGTTGGAAAGAAG GGGAGGGTCTGGGAAGTTCTAGAAGTGGTATAGCGGATCCAATTTCAGCAGGCAATGTGAAAATTGACAACTTAGGAGTTGGAGCTAGTAAGCCCGGGGAAGTGAAGCCGGATGATGATATATATGAGCAATATAAGAAGCGAATGATGCTTGGTTATCGTTACAGACCAAACCCAATG GGTAACCCCCGGAAAGCATACTACTGA
- the LOC141661997 gene encoding uncharacterized protein LOC141661997 — translation MEIMTHFSHEHSLVLSKYDYHGANALCHACHDPILINTSVYHCLQRSITTPHSPCSRFFLHKLCANLPMIIQHHLHPEHVLTLSQNSWLSCNICGDSLGQWLVYECTRKCIFAVCLKCAFLERELDHPSHNHTLTLLPLKGSHMCIACGMEGSNDFSYLCQICFFWIHKSCASAPAQLFRKDHHHDHPLDLAYSLPQEYQSFGVSCHLCPEKVYPFYWLYYCAGCRYYAHVQCALSAAESSGKDGNENNNADVERSNLVNFPISNDQPYLLYHLIEQFVERFGALGYEEFAERLGALDEISQCHNGHSLKRFDDKDVLEKDTSHKNICHACLQPLCPPTSKLAPLAPPDSIYRCHNCNFDLHIVCAALLPREFPHTPYPENKLIRCFQTSKTFNFYICNLCGMYCNGMLYSDDSKPYWVDLVCAALPGKIKHNSHMHTLELSDSPFQNCKGCGFHIFRSSFGCKFCDYYIHIKCALKPGKIKHRWDEHQLILMYPPVKGHPHAFNCELCSEDINPNYWFYHCEKCDTSFHTFCADQDQYSNIKYGEIVKYEDLHEHGLQLTGTRKNFRCGDCGTDRILHFKWEPCLQCKSCKFLVCLICIQRLSYRTVKVLNNCT, via the exons ATGGAGATCATGACACACTTTAGCCATGAGCATTCCCTAGTTCTCTCCAAATACGATTACCATGGCGCTAATGCACTTTGCCATGCCTGCCATGACCCAATTTTAATAAACACCAGTGTCTATCATTGTCTTCAGAGATCAATCACTACTCCACATTCTCCTTGTAGCCGTTTTTTTCTGCACAAGCTATGTGCAAACCTACCTATGATCATTCAACACCATCTTCACCCGGAGCACGTGCTAACTCTATCGCAAAATTCATGgttaagttgtaatatttgtgGCGACTCGCTTGGGCAATGGTTGGTTTATGAATGCACTAGGAAATGTATTTTTGCAGTTTGCCTCAAATGTGCATTTCTAGAGCGTGAACTCGATCATCCATCACATAATCACACATTAACCTTACTGCCTCTAAAGGGATCACATATGTGCATAGCTTGTGGCATGGAAGGTAGCAACGACTTTTCTTACTTGTGTCAAATTTGCTTTTTTTGGATACACAAGAGTTGTGCATCTGCACCCGCTCAACTCTTTCGTAAAGATCACCACCATGATCATCCACTTGATCTTGCTTATTCACTTCCACAAGAGTATCAGTCCTTCGGAGTGTCATGTCATTTGTGCCCTGAGAAGGTTTACCCGTTCTACTGGCTTTATTATTGTGCTGGATGTAGATATTACGCACATGTCCAATGCGCTTTATCAGCAGCAGA ATCATCTGGCAAAGATGGGAACGAAAATAATAATGCAGACGTGGAACGATCTAATTTGGTAAATTTCCCGATATCTAATGATCAACCTTACTTATTGTACCACTTGATCGAACAATTTGTTGAAAGGTTTGGTGCTTTAGGTTATGAGGAATTTGCAGAAAGACTTGGTGCTTTAGATGAAATCAGTCAGTGTCACAATGGTCATTCACTCAAACGCTTTGATGATAAAGATGTTCTTGAAAAAGACACTAGTCACAAAAATATATGCCACGCCTGTCTGCAACCTCTGTGTCCACCAACTAGCAAATTAGCACCTCTAGCTCCACCTGATTCAATCTACAGATGTCATAATTGTAATTTTGATCTCCATATTGTTTGTGCTGCATTGCTACCAAGGGAGTTTCCGCATACACCATATCCAGAAAATAAGCTCATTAGATGTTTCCAAACCAGTAAGACATTTAATTTCTACATATGCAATTTATGTGGCATGTACTGCAATGGAATGCTATATTCTGATGATTCGAAACCATATTGGGTAGATCTTGTGTGTGCAGCATTGCCTGGTAAGATCAAACATAATAGCCATATGCACACTCTTGAACTGAGTGATAGCCCGTTTCAGAACTGTAAAGGCTGCGGATTCCATATTTTTCGCAGCTCCTTCGGATGTAAATTCTGTGATTACTACATTCATATAAAATGTGCACTAAAACCTGGCAAAATAAAGCACAGATGGGACGAACATCAACTTATTTTGATGTATCCTCCCGTTAAAGGTCATCCACACGCTTTCAATTGTGAACTCTGCTCTGAGGATATAAATCCAAACTATTGGTTCTATCATTGTGAAAAATGTGATACTTCATTTCATACTTTTTGCGCTGATCAAGATCAGTATTCAAATATCAAGTATGGGGAAATTGTTAAATATGAAGATCTGCATGAGCACGGCCTTCAACTTACCGGGACTAGAAAGAATTTCAGGTGCGGAGATTGTGGTACAGACAGAATTCTGCATTTTAAATGGGAGCCATGTCTTCAATGTAAATCATGTAAATTTTTAGTCTGCTTGATCTGTATTCAGAGGCTTAGTTATCGTACTGTAAAGGTACTAAATAACTGTACATGA
- the LOC141662006 gene encoding uncharacterized protein LOC141662006 isoform X4 yields the protein MAHRQSYANVVSGETSQRTNESDKTGDPLSSDLDDVSTINVNTHPLFLHNNDQPGMILISKKLTGSDNFASWKRSMQIALSAKNKLVILTGDFVAPNVNSTLFPHWKRVNDMVITWILNTVSDEISNSMNYMDSAIDVWTELNDRFSVVSGHKFYETQKELFKLEQGNDSIEFYFHKLKGLWDELRALEPVVKCTCGATKNWEDQLEKKRLIQFLMGLHNSYTAARDNLLMMNPWPSVNQAYMLLKQEERQRQFHNTAPLAMMVNLPRHQSSLQNQGKPSSQECSYCHGKNHTRERCFKLIGYPLDHPYHPNNKVKKRSFKSVTGNTSAGFSQKTDHAMQVSSAISSGNSGSGNSIFSGSGNTAVSDISSSSWTSQMAALQQQMNTLMQCFSNNGPVPDQSSDSW from the exons ATGGCGCATCGTCAATCGTATGCAAATGTTGTATCAGGTGAAACTTCTCAACGAACTAACGAATCTGATAAAACAGGTGATCCTCTTTCTTCAGATCTCGATGATGTATCAACTATCAATGTTAATACACATCCTCTATTTCTTCATAATAATGATCAGCCTGGTATGATTTTAATCTCAAAAAAACTTACCGGTTCTGATAATTTCGCTAGTTGGAAACGATCGATGCAAATCGCACTATCGGCTAAGAATAAACTTGTTATTTTGACTGGTGATTTTGTTGCTCCTAATGTCAATTCAACACTATTTCCACACTGGAAACGTGTTAATGATATGGTAATTACCTGGATCCTCAATACTGTATCTGATGAAATTAGCAACAGTATGAATTATATGGACAGTGCTATTGATGTATGGACTGAACTTAATGATCGTTTTTCTGTGGTTAGTGGTCATAAGTTTTACGAAACACAGAAAGAGTTGTTCAAGCTAGAACAGGGTAATGACTCCATTGAATTTTACTTTCATAAGCTCAAGGGATTATGGGATGAATTACGAGCTTTAGAGCCGGTTGTTAAGTGCACGTGTGGTGCTACCAAAAATTGGGAAGATCAACTCGAAAAGAAGAGgttgattcagtttcttatgGGTCTGCACAATAGCTATACTGCAGCTAGGGATAACTTGCTTATGATGAATCCTTGGCCATCTGTTAATCAAGCATATATGCTTTTAAAACAAGAAGAAAGGCAGCGCCAATTTCATAATACTGCTCCCTTGGCTATGATGGTAAATTTGCCCAGACATCAATCTTCTTTACAAAATCAAGGCAAACCAAGCTCTCAAGAATGCAGTTATTGTCATGGAAAGAATCATACTAGAGAAAGGTGTTTCAAGTTGATAGGATATCCTCTTGATCATCCTTACCATCCCAATAATAAAGTGAAGAAAAGGTCCTTCAAATCCGTCACTGGAAATACCTCAGCTGGTTTTTCTCAAAAAACTGATCATGCTATGCAAGTCAGTAGTGCTATTTCTTCTGGAAATTCTGGTTCTGGAAATTCTATTTTTAGTGGTTCTGGCAATACTGCAGTATCGgacatcagttcttcatcttggACTTCACAAATGGCTGCCTTACAACAACAAATGAATACATTGATGCAGTGTTTCTCTAACAATG GGCCTGTCCCAGACCAATCATCAGATTCTTGGTAA
- the LOC141662006 gene encoding uncharacterized protein LOC141662006 isoform X2: protein MAHRQSYANVVSGETSQRTNESDKTGDPLSSDLDDVSTINVNTHPLFLHNNDQPGMILISKKLTGSDNFASWKRSMQIALSAKNKLVILTGDFVAPNVNSTLFPHWKRVNDMVITWILNTVSDEISNSMNYMDSAIDVWTELNDRFSVVSGHKFYETQKELFKLEQGNDSIEFYFHKLKGLWDELRALEPVVKCTCGATKNWEDQLEKKRLIQFLMGLHNSYTAARDNLLMMNPWPSVNQAYMLLKQEERQRQFHNTAPLAMMVNLPRHQSSLQNQGKPSSQECSYCHGKNHTRERCFKLIGYPLDHPYHPNNKVKKRSFKSVTGNTSAGFSQKTDHAMQVSSAISSGNSGSGNSIFSGSGNTAVSDISSSSWTSQMAALQQQMNTLMQCFSNNGTSPTSTASTPPSSFTFGNNVAGPVPDQSSDSW from the exons ATGGCGCATCGTCAATCGTATGCAAATGTTGTATCAGGTGAAACTTCTCAACGAACTAACGAATCTGATAAAACAGGTGATCCTCTTTCTTCAGATCTCGATGATGTATCAACTATCAATGTTAATACACATCCTCTATTTCTTCATAATAATGATCAGCCTGGTATGATTTTAATCTCAAAAAAACTTACCGGTTCTGATAATTTCGCTAGTTGGAAACGATCGATGCAAATCGCACTATCGGCTAAGAATAAACTTGTTATTTTGACTGGTGATTTTGTTGCTCCTAATGTCAATTCAACACTATTTCCACACTGGAAACGTGTTAATGATATGGTAATTACCTGGATCCTCAATACTGTATCTGATGAAATTAGCAACAGTATGAATTATATGGACAGTGCTATTGATGTATGGACTGAACTTAATGATCGTTTTTCTGTGGTTAGTGGTCATAAGTTTTACGAAACACAGAAAGAGTTGTTCAAGCTAGAACAGGGTAATGACTCCATTGAATTTTACTTTCATAAGCTCAAGGGATTATGGGATGAATTACGAGCTTTAGAGCCGGTTGTTAAGTGCACGTGTGGTGCTACCAAAAATTGGGAAGATCAACTCGAAAAGAAGAGgttgattcagtttcttatgGGTCTGCACAATAGCTATACTGCAGCTAGGGATAACTTGCTTATGATGAATCCTTGGCCATCTGTTAATCAAGCATATATGCTTTTAAAACAAGAAGAAAGGCAGCGCCAATTTCATAATACTGCTCCCTTGGCTATGATGGTAAATTTGCCCAGACATCAATCTTCTTTACAAAATCAAGGCAAACCAAGCTCTCAAGAATGCAGTTATTGTCATGGAAAGAATCATACTAGAGAAAGGTGTTTCAAGTTGATAGGATATCCTCTTGATCATCCTTACCATCCCAATAATAAAGTGAAGAAAAGGTCCTTCAAATCCGTCACTGGAAATACCTCAGCTGGTTTTTCTCAAAAAACTGATCATGCTATGCAAGTCAGTAGTGCTATTTCTTCTGGAAATTCTGGTTCTGGAAATTCTATTTTTAGTGGTTCTGGCAATACTGCAGTATCGgacatcagttcttcatcttggACTTCACAAATGGCTGCCTTACAACAACAAATGAATACATTGATGCAGTGTTTCTCTAACAATGGTACTTCACCTACATCAACTGCTTCTACACCACCTTCATCTTTCACTTTTGGAAACAATGTGGCAG GGCCTGTCCCAGACCAATCATCAGATTCTTGGTAA